The following are from one region of the Deltaproteobacteria bacterium genome:
- a CDS encoding DUF1254 domain-containing protein produces HADRFHSSTDVAWCRISSRSPPSWGELFATATVPRRATEAEALMRIKWVNPETYFDELPAVLKQVPVLPGEEALYGQISAVFEAAAKDPAIKQALVESFVAAEKELVEPLWQWRYNGVAAGNGWTTLKNGAEFGADYFTRTATAYTNIYVNVPPEAVYFYNDNDSSGTQMNGQNLYAVTFAKGQLPPVKGFWSVTLYNDHHLFNANPLQRYSLGTKNKTLQYNADGSLTLYAGATSPGKDKEANWLPAPNGTFSLYLRGYWADKAMLDGTWTPPTIKIVQ; encoded by the coding sequence GCATGCAGATCGATTCCACAGTAGTACTGATGTTGCGTGGTGTAGAATCTCATCGAGGTCTCCTCCTTCGTGGGGTGAGTTGTTTGCCACAGCCACCGTACCCCGAAGGGCCACGGAGGCGGAGGCCTTGATGAGGATCAAGTGGGTGAACCCGGAGACCTACTTCGACGAGCTGCCCGCGGTGCTGAAGCAGGTGCCGGTGTTGCCGGGCGAAGAAGCTCTTTACGGTCAAATCAGCGCGGTGTTCGAGGCCGCTGCAAAAGACCCGGCAATCAAGCAGGCACTGGTTGAGTCCTTTGTCGCCGCCGAAAAGGAACTCGTCGAACCGCTTTGGCAGTGGCGTTACAACGGCGTAGCCGCCGGCAACGGTTGGACCACCTTGAAGAACGGCGCGGAGTTTGGCGCGGACTACTTCACGCGGACCGCCACCGCCTATACGAACATCTATGTCAATGTGCCGCCCGAAGCCGTGTACTTCTACAACGACAATGACAGCAGCGGCACACAGATGAACGGCCAGAACCTGTATGCGGTTACTTTTGCCAAGGGTCAGTTGCCGCCGGTCAAAGGCTTCTGGTCGGTGACGCTCTACAACGATCACCACCTCTTCAACGCCAACCCGCTGCAGCGCTACTCGCTCGGCACGAAGAACAAGACGCTGCAATACAACGCGGACGGCTCGCTCACGCTCTATGCCGGTGCAACGTCTCCCGGCAAGGACAAGGAAGCCAATTGGTTGCCGGCACCTAACGGCACGTTCTCGCTCTACCTGCGCGGCTATTGGGCCGACAAGGCGATGCTGGACGGCACCTGGACGCCGCCCACGATCAAGATTGTGCAGTGA
- a CDS encoding haloacid dehalogenase-like hydrolase, whose translation MKSAVTRDRPRHALALLLCALLLGGVRAHAQTDPLPSWNDGPVKKAIIDFVQATTDQSNPKFVAPEARIAAFDQDGTTWVEQPMYTQVVYCLERVHALAQKKPELKTVEPFKAVLSGDREAMAKFTMKDLEKILGATLTGMTVEEFNEEVKRWLASAKDHRYKHLYTELTYQPMLEVMRLFRNHGYKTYFVTGGGQDFVRVYAEQVYGVPPEQVVGTVGATQFGYDKSGKPILTKVPKLLLNDDKAGKPEGIHMMIGRRPVVAFGNSIGDKQMLEYTGAGDGARLMLLVHHDDAEREYAYGPKSKVGTFPDALMAEAKSKGWIVVSMKNDWKKIFAFEK comes from the coding sequence ATGAAATCGGCCGTTACTCGCGATCGACCAAGGCATGCACTGGCACTATTGCTGTGTGCGCTACTACTCGGCGGCGTGCGTGCGCACGCCCAGACGGACCCGCTTCCATCGTGGAACGACGGTCCGGTCAAGAAGGCAATCATCGATTTCGTGCAAGCGACCACGGACCAGTCCAATCCGAAGTTCGTGGCGCCGGAGGCGCGCATCGCCGCATTCGATCAGGACGGCACCACTTGGGTCGAGCAGCCGATGTATACGCAGGTGGTCTATTGCCTCGAGCGGGTCCACGCGCTGGCGCAGAAGAAGCCCGAGTTGAAAACCGTCGAACCATTCAAGGCCGTGCTGTCCGGCGACCGCGAGGCGATGGCGAAGTTCACAATGAAGGATCTGGAGAAAATCCTCGGCGCTACGCTTACCGGCATGACCGTGGAGGAGTTCAATGAGGAAGTGAAACGGTGGCTCGCCTCCGCCAAGGACCACCGCTACAAGCACCTGTACACCGAGCTGACGTATCAGCCGATGCTGGAAGTGATGAGGCTGTTCCGCAACCACGGCTACAAGACCTACTTCGTCACCGGCGGCGGCCAGGACTTCGTACGCGTCTACGCCGAGCAGGTGTACGGCGTCCCACCTGAGCAGGTGGTCGGCACCGTGGGTGCGACGCAGTTCGGGTACGACAAGAGCGGCAAGCCGATCCTGACCAAAGTGCCGAAGCTGCTGCTGAACGACGACAAGGCCGGCAAGCCCGAGGGTATCCACATGATGATCGGCCGACGCCCGGTCGTGGCGTTCGGTAACTCGATCGGTGACAAGCAAATGCTCGAGTACACCGGGGCGGGCGACGGCGCGCGCCTCATGCTGCTGGTGCACCACGACGACGCCGAGCGCGAGTACGCCTACGGCCCGAAGTCCAAAGTAGGCACGTTCCCCGACGCCCTCATGGCCGAAGCGAAGAGCAAAGGTTGGATCGTGGTCAGCATGAAGAACGACTGGAAGAAGATCTTCGCCTTCGAAAAATAG